The following proteins come from a genomic window of Pseudomonas hygromyciniae:
- a CDS encoding tyrosine-type recombinase/integrase, which yields MVAQIKANRPKIGDKTEEGTSDSHLDDSVLDMVEEILKPGSESNPVADVGLQFRNALMFTILRLTGMRRGELLNLRSEDFDFAKNTVRIVRRADSAGDPRTYQPVAKTRERTFPLIPELMQRIHEHIAKFRNKIPGARKHGYLCDSSFRTDCGLAAF from the coding sequence ATGGTGGCTCAGATCAAAGCAAATCGACCGAAGATTGGCGATAAAACTGAAGAAGGCACATCTGATTCCCATCTGGATGACTCCGTTTTGGATATGGTTGAAGAAATTCTAAAGCCAGGCAGCGAATCCAACCCGGTTGCCGACGTTGGCCTTCAATTTCGGAACGCATTGATGTTCACAATTCTTCGTCTCACAGGGATGCGGCGTGGAGAACTGCTGAACCTCAGAAGTGAAGACTTCGATTTTGCGAAAAATACGGTCAGGATCGTGCGACGAGCAGACTCTGCTGGCGATCCAAGAACTTATCAGCCAGTCGCTAAGACGCGGGAGCGTACATTTCCTCTGATCCCTGAGCTCATGCAGCGAATCCATGAGCATATCGCCAAATTCCGCAACAAGATTCCGGGTGCTCGTAAGCATGGATATCTTTGTGATTCATCGTTCAGGACAGACTGTGGGCTGGCCGCTTTCTAA
- the ssb gene encoding single-stranded DNA-binding protein, with protein MARGGKQVILVGTCGQDPEVRYLPNGNAVTNLSLATSEQWTDKQTGQKVEKPNGTVYRCSARLQRSPVNTRQGSQVCIEGKLQTREWEKDGIKRYTTEIVVDMQGTMQLLGGRPQGDQQGQGGMSNRHRAHSSRVHSQASSHSVSRAQRHSRRHRNRLLISTALMTIFPSEEP; from the coding sequence ATGGCCCGTGGGGGTAAACAAGTCATATTGGTCGGTACATGCGGCCAGGATCCCGAAGTTCGCTACTTGCCTAACGGTAACGCCGTGACCAACCTGAGTCTGGCGACCAGCGAACAATGGACCGACAAGCAGACCGGCCAGAAGGTCGAGAAACCGAATGGCACCGTGTATCGATGTTCAGCAAGGTTGCAGAGATCGCCGGTGAATACGCGCCAGGGTTCGCAGGTCTGCATCGAAGGCAAACTGCAGACCCGCGAGTGGGAAAAAGACGGTATCAAGCGTTACACCACCGAAATCGTGGTTGATATGCAAGGCACCATGCAACTGCTGGGCGGCCGTCCACAGGGCGACCAACAGGGCCAGGGCGGCATGTCCAATCGGCACCGCGCCCACAGCAGTCGCGTCCACAGCCAAGCCAGCAGCCACAGCGTGAGTCGCGCCCAGCGCCACAGCAGGCGGCACCGCAACCGGCTGCTGATTTCGACAGCTTTGATGACGATATTCCCTTCTGAGGAGCCGTAG
- the rpmJ gene encoding 50S ribosomal protein L36: MKVRASVKKLCRNCKIIRREGVVRVICSAEPRHKQRQG; this comes from the coding sequence ATGAAAGTTCGTGCATCGGTGAAAAAGCTGTGCCGTAACTGCAAGATTATTCGCCGCGAAGGTGTTGTTCGAGTAATTTGCAGCGCGGAACCGCGTCACAAACAGCGCCAAGGCTGA
- the rplF gene encoding 50S ribosomal protein L6, which produces MSRVAKNPVKLPAGVEVKFAGQQLSVKGAKGTLELNIHSSVEIVEEAGELRFAARNGDQQTRAMAGTTRALVNNMVQGVSQGFERKLQLVGVGYKAQAKGTVLNLALGFSHPVDYELPEGITAETPSQTDILIKGIDKQLVGQVAAEIRDFRPPEPYKGKGVRYADEVVRRKEAKKK; this is translated from the coding sequence ATGTCTCGCGTCGCTAAGAACCCCGTTAAGCTGCCAGCCGGTGTCGAAGTAAAATTCGCAGGCCAACAGCTTTCGGTGAAGGGTGCCAAGGGTACTCTTGAACTGAACATCCATTCGTCCGTTGAGATCGTTGAAGAAGCTGGTGAGCTGCGTTTCGCTGCTCGCAATGGCGATCAACAAACTCGCGCAATGGCCGGTACCACGCGTGCGTTGGTAAACAACATGGTCCAAGGCGTAAGCCAAGGCTTCGAGCGCAAGCTCCAGCTGGTCGGTGTTGGTTACAAAGCGCAAGCAAAAGGCACGGTTTTGAACCTGGCCCTTGGCTTCTCGCACCCAGTGGATTACGAACTGCCGGAAGGCATCACCGCTGAAACTCCTAGCCAGACCGATATCCTGATCAAGGGCATCGATAAGCAGCTGGTAGGTCAAGTGGCTGCCGAGATCCGCGACTTCCGTCCACCAGAGCCGTACAAAGGCAAAGGTGTGCGCTACGCGGACGAAGTCGTCCGTCGTAAAGAAGCCAAGAAGAAGTAG
- the rpsH gene encoding 30S ribosomal protein S8: MSMQDPLADMLTRIRNAQMAEKSVVSMPSSTLKVAVAKVLKDEGYIAGYQISSEIKPLLSIELKYFEGRPVIEEVKRVSRPGLRQYKSVEDLPKVRGGLGVSIVSTNKGVMTDRAARAAGVGGEVLCTVF; this comes from the coding sequence ATGAGTATGCAGGACCCGTTAGCGGACATGCTAACTCGTATCCGTAATGCCCAGATGGCTGAAAAGTCCGTCGTAAGCATGCCATCTTCCACGTTGAAGGTAGCTGTTGCCAAAGTCCTGAAAGACGAAGGCTACATTGCGGGTTATCAGATCAGCAGCGAAATCAAGCCACTGCTGTCCATCGAGCTGAAGTACTTCGAAGGCCGTCCGGTCATCGAGGAAGTGAAGCGCGTTAGCCGTCCAGGCCTGCGTCAGTACAAGTCCGTTGAAGATCTGCCGAAAGTTCGTGGCGGTCTTGGCGTGTCTATCGTCTCCACCAACAAAGGTGTGATGACGGATCGTGCTGCGCGCGCTGCCGGTGTCGGCGGCGAAGTTCTTTGCACTGTGTTCTAA
- the rpsN gene encoding 30S ribosomal protein S14 has protein sequence MAKMSMKNRELKRQLTVAKYAKKRAALKAIIVDLNASPEARWEATVALQKQPRDASASRMRNRCRLTGRPHGVYRKFGLGRNKLREAAMRGDVPGLVKASW, from the coding sequence ATGGCCAAGATGAGCATGAAAAACCGCGAGCTGAAGCGTCAGCTCACGGTTGCCAAGTACGCCAAGAAGCGTGCAGCACTGAAAGCTATCATCGTTGATCTGAACGCAAGTCCAGAAGCGCGTTGGGAAGCTACAGTAGCTCTGCAGAAGCAGCCACGTGACGCAAGCGCCTCGCGCATGCGTAACCGCTGCCGCCTGACCGGTCGTCCACACGGCGTTTACCGCAAGTTCGGCCTCGGCCGTAACAAACTGCGTGAAGCGGCAATGCGTGGTGACGTACCAGGTCTGGTTAAAGCTAGCTGGTAA
- the rplE gene encoding 50S ribosomal protein L5, with protein MARLKEIYRKEIAPKLKEELKLSNVMEVPRVTKITLNMGLGEAIGDKKVIEHAVADLEKITGQKVVVTYARKSIAGFKVREGWPIGVKVTLRRERMYEFLDRLLSISLPRVRDFRGLNAKSFDGRGNYSMGVKEQIIFPEIDYDKIDALRGLDITLTTTAKNDDEGRALLRAFKFPFRN; from the coding sequence ATGGCACGACTAAAAGAGATTTACCGGAAGGAAATCGCTCCGAAGCTTAAGGAAGAACTTAAGCTTTCGAACGTGATGGAAGTTCCGCGCGTTACCAAAATCACCCTGAACATGGGTCTGGGCGAAGCGATCGGTGACAAAAAAGTCATCGAGCACGCTGTTGCTGACCTGGAAAAGATCACCGGTCAAAAAGTCGTTGTGACTTACGCTCGGAAATCCATCGCTGGCTTTAAAGTCCGTGAAGGTTGGCCGATCGGTGTCAAAGTGACTCTGCGCCGTGAGCGTATGTACGAGTTCCTGGATCGTCTGCTGTCGATCTCCCTGCCTCGGGTTCGCGACTTCCGCGGCCTGAATGCCAAGTCCTTCGATGGTCGTGGTAACTACAGCATGGGCGTGAAAGAGCAGATCATCTTCCCGGAAATCGACTACGACAAGATCGATGCTCTCCGCGGTCTGGACATCACCCTGACCACCACTGCCAAGAACGATGATGAAGGCCGCGCTCTGCTGCGTGCGTTCAAATTCCCGTTCCGCAACTGA
- the rplX gene encoding 50S ribosomal protein L24 produces MQKIRRDDEIIVIAGKDKGKRGKVLKVLADDRLVIGGLNLVKRHTKPNPASGVQGGIVEKEAPLHASNVAIFNGETNKADRVGFKVEDGKKIRVFKSTQKAVDA; encoded by the coding sequence ATGCAAAAGATTCGTCGTGACGACGAGATCATCGTGATCGCCGGCAAAGACAAAGGTAAGCGCGGTAAGGTGCTGAAGGTTCTTGCTGATGACCGTCTGGTCATTGGTGGTCTGAACCTGGTCAAGCGTCATACCAAGCCTAACCCCGCGTCGGGCGTACAGGGCGGTATCGTCGAGAAAGAAGCGCCATTGCACGCTTCTAACGTCGCCATCTTCAACGGCGAAACCAACAAGGCTGACCGCGTTGGTTTCAAAGTAGAAGACGGTAAGAAAATTCGTGTCTTCAAGTCGACCCAAAAAGCGGTTGATGCTTGA
- the rplN gene encoding 50S ribosomal protein L14, producing the protein MIQTQSMLDVADNSGARRVMCIKVLGGSHRRYAGIGDIIKVTVKEAIPRGKVKKGQVMTAVVVRTRHGVRRADGSIIRFDGNAAVLLNNKQEPIGTRIFGPVTRELRTEKFMKIVSLAPEVL; encoded by the coding sequence ATGATTCAGACTCAATCCATGCTCGATGTGGCCGATAACAGCGGCGCTCGCCGTGTTATGTGCATCAAGGTGCTGGGTGGCTCCCATCGTCGTTACGCTGGTATCGGTGACATCATCAAAGTTACCGTGAAGGAAGCAATTCCTCGCGGTAAAGTGAAAAAAGGCCAAGTGATGACTGCTGTTGTAGTCCGCACTCGTCACGGCGTACGTCGTGCTGATGGCTCCATTATCCGCTTTGATGGCAACGCTGCTGTTCTTCTGAACAACAAGCAAGAGCCGATCGGCACCCGTATCTTTGGGCCAGTGACCCGTGAACTTCGTACTGAGAAGTTCATGAAGATCGTCTCGCTCGCCCCAGAAGTGCTGTAA
- the rpsQ gene encoding 30S ribosomal protein S17 — MAEAEKTVRTLTGRVVSDKMDKTITVLIERRVKHPIYGKYVKRSTKLHAHDETNQCHIGDKVTIRETRPLAKTKSWALVDVLERAVEV, encoded by the coding sequence ATGGCTGAAGCCGAAAAGACTGTCCGTACGCTGACTGGCCGTGTTGTCAGCGACAAGATGGACAAAACCATCACCGTTTTGATCGAGCGTCGCGTTAAGCACCCGATCTACGGTAAATATGTTAAGCGTTCGACTAAGCTGCACGCGCACGACGAAACCAATCAGTGCCACATCGGCGACAAAGTCACTATTCGTGAAACTCGTCCGCTGGCCAAGACCAAGTCTTGGGCATTGGTTGATGTTCTCGAACGCGCTGTGGAAGTCTAA
- the rpmC gene encoding 50S ribosomal protein L29 produces MKANELREKSAQQLNEQLLGLLRDQFNLRMQKATGQLGQSHLLSQVKRDIARVKTVLNQQAGK; encoded by the coding sequence ATGAAAGCGAATGAACTTCGTGAAAAATCCGCACAGCAGCTGAACGAGCAACTGCTCGGCCTGCTGCGCGACCAGTTCAATCTGCGTATGCAGAAAGCAACTGGCCAGTTGGGGCAGTCTCATCTGCTCTCGCAAGTTAAGCGTGACATCGCTCGCGTGAAGACTGTGCTCAACCAGCAGGCAGGTAAGTGA
- the rplP gene encoding 50S ribosomal protein L16, which produces MLQPKRTKFRKQMTGHNRGLAQRGSKVSFGEFALKSVARGRLTARQIESARRALTRHVKRGGKIWIRVFPDKPISKKPLEVRMGKGKGNVEYWVAQIQPGKVLYEIEGVTEELAREAFALAAAKLPLATAFVKRTVM; this is translated from the coding sequence ATGTTGCAACCTAAGCGTACGAAGTTCCGCAAGCAGATGACAGGCCACAACCGTGGTCTGGCTCAGCGCGGTAGCAAAGTCAGCTTCGGCGAGTTCGCGCTGAAGTCTGTAGCTCGTGGTCGTCTCACCGCTCGTCAGATCGAGTCAGCGCGTCGTGCACTGACCCGTCACGTAAAACGTGGCGGCAAGATCTGGATCCGTGTATTCCCGGACAAGCCGATCTCCAAAAAACCTCTCGAGGTTCGGATGGGTAAAGGTAAGGGTAACGTGGAATACTGGGTAGCCCAGATTCAGCCAGGCAAAGTCCTGTATGAAATCGAGGGTGTAACTGAAGAGCTGGCGCGTGAGGCTTTTGCCCTGGCTGCTGCAAAGCTGCCGCTCGCCACCGCCTTTGTTAAACGGACGGTGATGTGA
- the rpsC gene encoding 30S ribosomal protein S3 encodes MGQKVHPIGIRLGIVKEHTSVWYADGRTYADYLFADLKVREYLQDKLKSASVSRIDIHRPAQTARITIHTARPGIVIGKKGEDVEKLRQDLTKQMGVPVHINIEEIRKPELDGMLVAQSVAQQLERRVMFRRAMKRAVQNAMRIGAKGIKIQVSGRLGGAEIARTEWYREGRVPLHTLRADIDYANYEAHTTYGVIGVKVWIFKGEVIGGRQEELKPQAPAPRKKAAK; translated from the coding sequence ATGGGTCAGAAAGTACATCCCATTGGCATTCGCCTGGGAATCGTCAAGGAGCACACCTCCGTCTGGTACGCAGACGGTCGGACTTATGCGGACTATTTGTTCGCTGATCTGAAGGTGCGTGAGTATCTCCAAGACAAACTAAAAAGCGCGTCCGTAAGCCGTATCGATATCCATCGTCCGGCCCAAACTGCACGTATCACCATCCACACCGCTCGTCCAGGTATCGTTATCGGGAAGAAAGGTGAAGATGTTGAGAAACTGCGTCAGGACCTGACCAAGCAAATGGGTGTGCCTGTGCACATCAATATCGAAGAGATCCGCAAGCCGGAGCTCGACGGTATGCTGGTTGCGCAGAGCGTAGCTCAGCAGCTGGAGCGCCGCGTAATGTTCCGTCGTGCTATGAAGCGCGCCGTGCAAAACGCCATGCGTATTGGTGCCAAGGGCATCAAAATCCAAGTGAGCGGTCGTCTCGGCGGTGCTGAAATCGCACGTACTGAATGGTATCGCGAAGGTCGTGTGCCGTTGCACACCCTGCGTGCCGACATCGACTATGCCAACTACGAAGCTCACACCACTTACGGTGTGATCGGTGTAAAGGTTTGGATCTTCAAAGGCGAAGTAATTGGTGGTCGCCAAGAAGAACTGAAACCACAAGCACCAGCGCCTCGTAAAAAAGCTGCTAAGTAA
- the rplV gene encoding 50S ribosomal protein L22 — MEVAAKLSGARISAQKARLVADQIRGKKVGEALNLLAFSSKKAAEIMKKVLESAVANAEHNEGADVDDLKVSTVFVNEGRSLKRIMPRAKGRADRIVKRSCHITVKVADK, encoded by the coding sequence ATGGAAGTAGCCGCTAAGTTGTCGGGCGCTCGAATCTCCGCCCAGAAAGCCCGCTTGGTCGCCGACCAGATCCGCGGGAAGAAGGTGGGCGAAGCGCTCAACTTGTTGGCTTTCAGCAGTAAGAAAGCCGCCGAGATCATGAAGAAAGTGCTGGAGTCGGCCGTAGCCAACGCCGAGCATAACGAAGGCGCAGACGTTGATGACCTGAAGGTCAGCACCGTTTTCGTCAACGAAGGGCGTTCGCTGAAGCGTATCATGCCGCGTGCCAAAGGCCGTGCTGATCGCATCGTCAAGCGGTCTTGCCATATCACTGTCAAGGTTGCTGACAAGTAA
- the rpsS gene encoding 30S ribosomal protein S19 yields the protein MPRSLKKGPFIDLHLLKKIEVAAEKNDRKPVKTWSRRSMILPQMVGLTIAVHNGRQHVPVLVNEDMVGHKLGEFAGTRTYRGHVADKKAKR from the coding sequence GTGCCACGTTCTCTGAAAAAAGGTCCTTTTATTGATCTTCACCTACTGAAGAAGATCGAAGTGGCGGCGGAAAAGAACGATCGCAAACCAGTTAAGACCTGGTCGCGCCGTTCTATGATCCTGCCACAAATGGTCGGTTTGACCATCGCAGTACACAACGGTCGTCAGCACGTCCCAGTTCTCGTTAACGAAGACATGGTCGGCCACAAACTGGGCGAGTTTGCCGGTACCCGCACTTATCGTGGGCACGTGGCAGACAAGAAAGCCAAGCGTTAA
- the rplB gene encoding 50S ribosomal protein L2: MAIVKCKPTSPGRRFVVKVVNQELHKGAPHAPLLEKKSKTGGRNNNGRITTRHIGGGHKQHYRLVDFRRNDKDGISATVERIEYDPNRTAHIALLLYADGERRYIIAPKGVSAGDQLIAGALAPIKPGNALQLRNIPVGSTVHGIELKPGKGAQIARSAGASAQLIAREGVYVTLRLRSGEMRKVLAECRATLGEVSNSEHSLRSLGKAGAKRWRGVRPTVRGVAMNPVDHPHGGGEGRTSGGRHPVSPWGFPTKGAKTRGNKRTDKMIVRRRK; encoded by the coding sequence ATGGCAATCGTTAAATGCAAACCGACTTCCCCTGGCCGCCGTTTTGTGGTCAAGGTGGTCAACCAGGAGCTGCATAAAGGCGCTCCTCACGCACCGCTGCTCGAGAAGAAATCGAAGACTGGTGGTCGTAACAACAATGGTCGTATTACCACTCGTCACATCGGTGGTGGCCATAAGCAGCATTATCGTCTGGTCGATTTCCGTCGCAACGACAAAGATGGCATCTCTGCCACTGTCGAGCGTATCGAATACGATCCAAACCGTACTGCTCACATCGCTCTGCTGCTGTACGCAGATGGCGAGCGTCGCTACATCATCGCGCCTAAAGGCGTGAGTGCTGGCGACCAGCTGATCGCAGGTGCTCTGGCACCGATCAAGCCGGGCAACGCTCTGCAACTGCGTAACATTCCAGTTGGTAGCACCGTACACGGCATCGAATTGAAGCCAGGTAAAGGCGCACAGATCGCTCGTTCCGCTGGTGCTTCGGCTCAGCTGATCGCTCGTGAAGGTGTCTACGTGACCCTGCGTCTGCGTTCTGGTGAGATGCGTAAAGTACTGGCTGAATGCCGTGCGACCCTGGGCGAAGTCTCGAACTCCGAGCACAGCCTGCGTTCGCTGGGTAAAGCTGGTGCCAAACGCTGGCGTGGCGTTCGCCCAACCGTTCGTGGTGTTGCCATGAACCCGGTTGACCACCCACACGGTGGTGGTGAAGGTCGTACCTCTGGTGGTCGTCATCCGGTATCGCCATGGGGCTTCCCGACTAAGGGCGCGAAGACTCGTGGTAATAAGCGTACCGACAAAATGATCGTCCGTCGTCGCAAGTAA
- the rplW gene encoding 50S ribosomal protein L23, translating to MNQERVFKVLLGPHVSEKATVLADKKGQFVFKVATDATKLEIKKAVESLFSVKVERVTTLNVLGKSKRTARGLGKRNDWKKAVISLQPGQDLDFSSSAE from the coding sequence ATGAACCAGGAACGCGTATTTAAAGTTCTGCTTGGCCCGCACGTTTCCGAAAAGGCTACGGTTCTGGCTGACAAGAAAGGCCAGTTCGTTTTCAAGGTTGCAACTGACGCAACCAAGCTGGAAATCAAGAAGGCCGTCGAAAGCCTGTTCAGCGTGAAAGTAGAGCGTGTTACTACCCTGAATGTTCTGGGTAAGAGCAAGCGCACTGCTCGCGGTCTGGGCAAGCGTAATGACTGGAAGAAGGCAGTTATCTCCCTTCAGCCAGGCCAAGATCTCGATTTCAGCAGCAGTGCTGAGTAA
- the rplD gene encoding 50S ribosomal protein L4, which produces MQLNVNDAQAIEVSELTFGGEFNETLVHQAVVAYMAGGRQGSKQQKTRSDVRGGGKRPWRQKGTGRARAGTIRSPIWRGGGTTFAARPQDHSQKLNKKMYRAALRSILAELVRTDRLVVVQDFAVESPKTKDLLGKLNNMSLTDVLIVSEAVDQNLYLAARNLPHVDVRDVQGSDPVSLIAYDKVLITVSAVKKFEELLG; this is translated from the coding sequence ATGCAATTAAATGTAAATGACGCTCAAGCGATCGAAGTTTCCGAACTGACATTTGGCGGCGAATTCAACGAGACGCTCGTTCACCAAGCAGTCGTGGCCTACATGGCCGGCGGCCGTCAAGGTAGCAAGCAGCAAAAGACCCGTTCCGACGTTCGTGGTGGCGGTAAGCGCCCTTGGCGTCAGAAAGGTACTGGCCGCGCTCGTGCCGGTACTATCCGTAGCCCAATCTGGCGTGGCGGCGGTACCACTTTCGCAGCTCGTCCGCAGGATCACTCTCAGAAGCTCAACAAGAAGATGTATCGCGCAGCACTGCGCTCCATCCTTGCTGAACTCGTGCGTACTGACCGTCTGGTCGTGGTTCAGGACTTCGCTGTTGAAAGTCCAAAAACCAAAGATCTGCTAGGCAAACTGAACAACATGAGCCTGACCGATGTTTTGATCGTGTCTGAAGCTGTTGATCAGAACCTGTACCTGGCTGCTCGCAACCTGCCACACGTTGATGTGCGTGACGTGCAAGGTTCCGATCCAGTTAGTCTGATCGCATACGACAAGGTGTTGATCACCGTGTCGGCCGTGAAGAAATTCGAGGAGCTGCTGGGATGA
- the rplC gene encoding 50S ribosomal protein L3 produces the protein MTIGVVGRKCGMTRIFTEEGVSIPVTVIEIEPNRVTQFKTEETDGYRAVQVTVGERRASRVTAAQAGHFAKANVAAGRTVMEFRLEEGDYQAGDLINAEIFAAGQLVDVTGQSKGKGFQGTIKRWNFRGQDNTHGNSVSHRVPGSIGQCQTPGRVFKGKKMSGHMGAERVTVQSLEVVRVDAERNLLLVKGAVPGATGGNLVVRPAAKARG, from the coding sequence ATGACTATTGGTGTAGTCGGTCGTAAATGCGGTATGACCCGTATTTTCACCGAAGAAGGTGTCTCCATTCCGGTCACGGTCATTGAGATCGAGCCGAATCGCGTCACCCAGTTCAAAACTGAAGAAACCGATGGCTATCGTGCAGTGCAAGTCACTGTCGGCGAGCGTCGTGCTTCGCGCGTGACTGCTGCTCAAGCAGGTCACTTCGCTAAAGCAAACGTTGCAGCTGGTCGTACTGTCATGGAGTTCCGTCTTGAAGAAGGCGACTACCAGGCTGGCGATCTGATCAACGCTGAAATCTTCGCCGCTGGTCAACTGGTTGATGTAACCGGTCAGTCCAAGGGTAAAGGCTTCCAGGGTACGATCAAGCGTTGGAATTTCCGTGGTCAAGACAACACTCACGGTAACTCCGTTTCCCACCGCGTCCCGGGCTCTATTGGCCAGTGCCAGACTCCTGGTCGTGTATTCAAGGGCAAAAAAATGTCCGGTCATATGGGCGCTGAGCGCGTGACCGTGCAGTCCCTCGAAGTAGTGCGCGTCGACGCTGAACGCAATCTGTTGTTGGTCAAGGGTGCTGTTCCTGGCGCTACTGGCGGCAACCTGGTTGTACGTCCAGCGGCCAAGGCTCGCGGTTAA
- the rpsJ gene encoding 30S ribosomal protein S10, with protein sequence MQNQQIRIRLKAFDHRLIDQSTQEIVETAKRTGAQVRGPIPLPTRKERFTVLVSPHVNKDARDQYEIRTHKRVLDIVQPTDKTVDALMKLDLAAGVEVQISLG encoded by the coding sequence ATGCAAAATCAGCAAATCCGTATCAGGTTGAAGGCTTTTGACCATCGCCTGATCGACCAATCCACCCAGGAAATCGTGGAAACCGCGAAACGTACTGGGGCACAAGTGCGTGGTCCTATTCCACTGCCTACCCGCAAAGAGCGGTTCACCGTTCTGGTCTCCCCGCACGTCAACAAAGACGCGCGTGACCAGTACGAGATCCGTACTCATAAGCGCGTTCTGGACATTGTCCAGCCAACGGATAAAACCGTTGATGCGCTTATGAAGCTTGATCTGGCGGCCGGTGTGGAAGTACAGATCAGCCTCGGCTAA
- the tuf gene encoding elongation factor Tu: MAKEKFDRSLPHVNVGTIGHVDHGKTTLTAALTRVCSEVFGSAIVDFDKIDSAPEEKARGITINTAHVEYNSLIRHYAHVDCPGHADYVKNMITGAAQMDGAILVCSAADGPMPQTREHILLSRQVGVPYIVVYLNKADLVDDAELLELVEMEVRDLLSTYDFPGDDTPIIIGSARMALEGKDDNEMGTTSVRKLVETLDSYIPDPVRVIDKPFLMPIEDVFSISGRGTVVTGRIERGIVKVQDPLEIVGLRDTTVTTCTGVEMFRKLLDEGRAGENCGVLLRGTKRDDVERGQVLVKPGSVKPHTKFEAEVYVLSKEEGGRHTPFFKGYRPQFYFRTTDVTGNCELPEGVEMVMPGDNIKMVVTLIKTIAMEDGLRFAIREGGRTVGAGVVAKIIE; this comes from the coding sequence GTGGCTAAAGAAAAATTTGATCGTTCCCTACCGCACGTCAACGTTGGCACCATCGGTCACGTTGACCACGGTAAAACCACTCTGACTGCTGCTCTGACTCGCGTTTGCTCCGAAGTATTCGGTTCGGCAATCGTTGATTTCGATAAAATCGACAGCGCACCAGAAGAAAAAGCTCGTGGTATCACCATCAACACCGCGCACGTTGAATACAACTCGCTGATCCGTCACTACGCTCACGTTGACTGCCCAGGTCACGCTGACTATGTGAAGAACATGATCACCGGTGCTGCCCAGATGGACGGCGCAATCCTGGTTTGCTCGGCCGCTGATGGTCCGATGCCACAAACCCGTGAGCACATCCTGCTGTCCCGTCAGGTTGGCGTTCCGTACATCGTGGTTTACCTGAACAAGGCTGACCTGGTAGACGACGCTGAGCTGCTGGAACTGGTTGAGATGGAAGTGCGCGATCTGCTGAGCACTTACGACTTCCCAGGCGACGACACTCCGATCATCATCGGTTCTGCTCGTATGGCTCTGGAAGGTAAAGACGATAACGAAATGGGCACCACGTCCGTTCGTAAACTGGTAGAGACTCTGGACAGCTACATCCCAGATCCAGTTCGTGTTATCGACAAGCCGTTCCTGATGCCAATCGAAGACGTATTCTCGATCTCCGGTCGCGGTACTGTTGTAACTGGCCGTATCGAGCGCGGTATCGTTAAGGTTCAAGATCCACTGGAAATCGTTGGTCTGCGTGACACTACCGTCACCACCTGCACCGGTGTTGAAATGTTCCGTAAGCTGCTCGACGAAGGTCGTGCTGGCGAGAACTGCGGCGTTCTGCTGCGTGGTACCAAGCGTGACGACGTTGAGCGTGGCCAGGTTCTGGTCAAGCCAGGTTCGGTTAAGCCGCACACCAAGTTCGAAGCTGAAGTGTACGTGCTGAGCAAAGAAGAAGGCGGTCGTCACACTCCGTTCTTCAAAGGCTACCGTCCACAGTTCTACTTCCGTACTACTGACGTGACTGGTAACTGCGAACTGCCGGAAGGCGTTGAAATGGTAATGCCAGGCGACAACATCAAAATGGTTGTCACCCTGATCAAAACCATCGCAATGGAAGACGGTCTGCGCTTCGCAATCCGTGAAGGCGGCCGTACCGTTGGTGCTGGCGTTGTAGCTAAAATCATCGAGTAA